The Planctomicrobium piriforme genome window below encodes:
- a CDS encoding HesB/IscA family protein, producing MISLTERAAGEIKRVMSEQNFPEATFVRVGVAGGGCSGFQYSFGFDEKADPERDFITDQHGVKVAVQKNHDLHLDGTVIDFYEDLQKRGFKFENPNVSRSCGCGSSFSV from the coding sequence ATGATCAGTTTGACCGAACGTGCCGCAGGCGAAATCAAGCGAGTCATGTCCGAGCAGAACTTCCCCGAAGCGACATTTGTGCGCGTCGGCGTGGCTGGCGGCGGCTGCAGCGGCTTCCAGTACAGCTTCGGGTTTGACGAAAAAGCAGACCCGGAACGCGATTTCATCACCGATCAGCACGGCGTGAAAGTCGCAGTCCAGAAGAACCATGACCTGCACCTCGACGGCACCGTGATCGACTTCTACGAAGACCTGCAGAAGCGCGGCTTCAAGTTCGAAAACCCGAACGTGTCCCGTTCGTGCGGTTGCGGCAGCAGCTTCTCGGTCTAA
- a CDS encoding tetratricopeptide repeat protein — protein MKKSLFQAVAWAAVAVLACGSPVFAHGHGGGGGGGGHGGGGHMGGGGHMGGGHMGGGGAHYGGGGHISGSHFSGGHQMGGFSGGQHTGGMQHVSPSFNSGHHQTLSPSHSIPQGMHQGNLGGRTVTPSMNGSIHHGGQINGGQIQGGQFHNGQIHSGQIHNGQVNGGQINSGLNGGTTHHHSQGGMPGNGQVGVGHMGAGQINGGHLQHQHGTALGSRPGIQQGSSSLNGVAGNGQHHFGGQQHTTAKMPGLGGVSNNGNHFATHGHQPNALQQTHQQWASQNHSVASRHANLNNQLGNFHHGHGQNPGGNGPGGMNNGGPNGGGMNGHHGNQGGPGHHGNGQGGSGNWNNGNGHHHQDWHNSHSRHYWPYYGWYGGFWGGGYGLGWGSVWNRYPGWGYYGLTPWGINQTAWGFGYYGYSNPYCYSNLGAVGYAVPYNYAQPLVITQSDPTVLTPTPTTGDEPLPAGVTAEGKQAFDTALAAFKAGDWNAALTNVDNAIKLMPTDAVAHEFRSLALFTLGRYDESAEAIYAVLAVTPGWDWSTMIGLYGNPQDYTVQLRALESYLGTHLDSSAGRFLLAYHYMRCNHDEAAATQLKRVLELTPGNKVATDLLSVIEGPDAVKNLPGAADPILPPTPEVDVPDVKSEQVQGSWQATASDGALFQMTLNADSSFKWSFTRDGKTEEVNGVWAVKDGTLALEQNAGGTMLADVTLQGEKDLSFRMTGAVANDPGLKFQRVENKEINPIPALPPAPPQ, from the coding sequence ATGAAGAAATCTCTTTTCCAGGCGGTTGCCTGGGCGGCGGTCGCGGTGTTGGCTTGCGGCAGCCCGGTCTTTGCACACGGCCACGGCGGCGGTGGTGGTGGAGGCGGCCACGGTGGCGGCGGCCATATGGGTGGCGGCGGTCACATGGGTGGCGGCCATATGGGCGGAGGAGGAGCGCACTACGGCGGGGGCGGCCATATCAGTGGCAGCCACTTCAGCGGCGGGCACCAGATGGGGGGCTTCTCCGGAGGTCAGCACACTGGCGGGATGCAGCATGTCTCACCGAGCTTCAATTCCGGCCATCATCAGACGTTGAGTCCGAGCCATTCCATTCCTCAAGGAATGCACCAGGGCAACCTGGGCGGTCGCACGGTGACGCCATCGATGAATGGTTCCATTCACCATGGAGGCCAGATCAACGGCGGTCAGATTCAGGGAGGGCAGTTTCACAATGGTCAGATTCACAGCGGCCAGATTCATAACGGCCAGGTCAACGGTGGTCAGATCAATAGTGGTTTGAACGGCGGGACGACACATCATCATTCGCAAGGCGGAATGCCGGGGAACGGACAGGTTGGCGTCGGTCACATGGGTGCCGGGCAGATCAATGGCGGTCACCTGCAACATCAGCATGGAACGGCGCTCGGATCTCGGCCGGGCATCCAGCAAGGTTCTTCCTCCTTGAATGGAGTGGCTGGCAATGGCCAGCACCACTTCGGCGGACAGCAGCACACGACTGCTAAAATGCCGGGCCTGGGAGGGGTCTCCAATAACGGCAATCATTTTGCCACGCATGGTCATCAGCCGAATGCCTTGCAGCAGACGCACCAGCAATGGGCATCCCAGAATCACAGCGTCGCCAGCAGACATGCCAATCTCAACAACCAGCTTGGCAACTTCCATCACGGTCATGGCCAGAATCCCGGCGGTAATGGACCGGGTGGAATGAACAATGGCGGCCCGAACGGCGGAGGAATGAATGGACATCATGGCAATCAGGGAGGCCCCGGCCATCATGGCAACGGACAGGGAGGTTCAGGCAACTGGAACAATGGCAACGGCCATCATCATCAGGACTGGCACAACTCGCACTCACGTCATTACTGGCCGTATTACGGCTGGTACGGCGGTTTCTGGGGGGGCGGCTATGGCCTGGGTTGGGGCTCGGTCTGGAATCGCTACCCGGGTTGGGGCTACTACGGCCTGACGCCGTGGGGCATCAACCAGACTGCCTGGGGTTTTGGGTATTACGGCTATTCGAACCCGTACTGTTATTCAAATCTGGGGGCAGTCGGCTATGCGGTGCCTTACAACTATGCCCAGCCGCTGGTGATCACGCAGTCTGATCCGACTGTACTCACCCCCACTCCTACTACTGGCGACGAGCCGCTTCCGGCAGGCGTGACCGCGGAAGGGAAGCAGGCGTTCGATACCGCACTCGCCGCATTCAAGGCAGGCGACTGGAATGCCGCGCTGACGAACGTTGACAATGCGATCAAGCTGATGCCGACCGATGCGGTCGCGCACGAGTTCCGGTCTCTCGCCCTGTTTACACTCGGACGTTACGACGAATCAGCCGAAGCGATTTACGCGGTGCTGGCGGTGACGCCGGGGTGGGACTGGTCGACGATGATCGGTCTCTATGGAAACCCGCAGGACTACACGGTGCAGTTGCGGGCATTGGAATCGTATCTGGGAACGCATCTCGATTCGTCGGCAGGGCGATTCCTGCTGGCTTACCACTATATGCGGTGCAACCATGACGAGGCAGCCGCCACGCAACTGAAACGGGTGCTGGAACTGACGCCGGGGAACAAGGTCGCGACCGACCTGTTGTCTGTCATCGAAGGCCCTGACGCGGTGAAGAACCTGCCAGGCGCTGCCGATCCGATTCTGCCCCCCACACCGGAAGTCGATGTTCCGGACGTGAAATCCGAACAGGTGCAGGGAAGCTGGCAGGCCACGGCATCTGACGGGGCTCTCTTCCAGATGACTCTAAACGCCGATTCCTCGTTCAAGTGGAGCTTCACCAGAGACGGGAAGACCGAAGAAGTCAACGGCGTCTGGGCGGTGAAAGACGGAACTCTGGCTCTGGAGCAGAACGCCGGTGGCACGATGCTCGCCGACGTGACGTTGCAGGGTGAGAAGGATTTGAGCTTCCGGATGACCGGCGCTGTCGCCAACGATCCGGGCCTCAAATTCCAACGTGTGGAGAACAAGGAGATCAATCCGATTCCGGCTTTGCCGCCGGCGCCTCCTCAATAA
- the lexA gene encoding transcriptional repressor LexA, whose product MVTEQAKLTKRQHLIYEFIKDLILNRGYGPTVREIGLHFGIRSPNGVMCHLKALEKKGLITREQNMSRAIQLTESIRRGKTSLPFAGQIAAGTPVLAVEDRERMEFSDLFEDNELFCLRVRGDSMVEDHITDGDYAIIRRQPTARDGEIVAALVDGEDATLKRFYREASRFRLEPANSSMKPIYSDNVEILGVLQSVIRRY is encoded by the coding sequence ATGGTGACAGAACAGGCGAAACTGACGAAGCGGCAGCACCTGATTTACGAATTCATCAAAGACCTGATTCTCAACCGCGGCTACGGCCCGACGGTGCGGGAAATCGGTCTGCACTTCGGAATTCGCTCCCCCAACGGAGTCATGTGTCACCTGAAGGCCCTGGAGAAAAAAGGGCTCATCACCCGTGAACAGAACATGTCACGGGCGATTCAGTTGACCGAATCGATCCGTCGCGGCAAGACGAGCCTTCCCTTCGCAGGTCAGATTGCAGCCGGCACGCCCGTCCTCGCCGTCGAAGACCGCGAGCGGATGGAATTCTCCGACCTCTTCGAAGACAACGAGCTCTTCTGTCTCCGCGTCCGCGGCGATTCGATGGTCGAAGATCACATCACCGACGGCGACTACGCCATCATCCGCCGCCAGCCGACCGCCCGCGACGGCGAAATTGTGGCCGCACTGGTCGACGGCGAAGACGCAACCCTGAAGCGATTCTACCGCGAAGCCAGCCGCTTCCGCCTCGAACCGGCCAATTCCTCAATGAAACCGATCTACAGCGACAACGTTGAAATCCTCGGCGTCCTGCAGAGCGTGATTCGCCGGTATTGA
- a CDS encoding type 1 glutamine amidotransferase domain-containing protein — MAKLPLDGIRLLCFVGDVYEDLELWYPKLRLEEAGAHVTLAGPEEGDLYVGKHGYPCVADAAIKDMEVDDFHGVICPGGFMPDKLRRDPKVLELVAGFHDRGQLVAAICHGGWIPISAKVYGGVRVTGSPGIKDDLENAGAIWEDSPVVADRHFISSRKPDDLPHFCRAIIHFLVEWRSTK, encoded by the coding sequence ATGGCAAAACTTCCGCTCGATGGTATCCGGCTCCTCTGTTTCGTCGGAGACGTTTATGAAGACCTCGAACTCTGGTATCCGAAACTCCGTCTCGAAGAAGCCGGAGCGCACGTCACCCTTGCCGGACCTGAGGAAGGGGATCTCTACGTCGGCAAGCACGGCTACCCCTGCGTCGCCGACGCCGCGATCAAAGACATGGAAGTCGATGACTTTCATGGAGTGATCTGCCCCGGCGGCTTCATGCCAGACAAACTCCGCCGCGACCCTAAGGTTCTCGAGCTTGTCGCGGGCTTTCACGATCGCGGGCAGCTCGTCGCGGCGATCTGCCACGGCGGCTGGATTCCCATCTCGGCGAAGGTCTACGGCGGCGTCCGCGTCACCGGCTCGCCTGGTATCAAGGACGACCTCGAAAACGCCGGCGCGATCTGGGAAGACTCACCCGTCGTCGCCGATCGCCACTTCATCAGCAGCCGCAAACCGGACGACCTCCCCCACTTCTGCCGCGCCATCATCCACTTTTTGGTGGAATGGCGGTCGACGAAGTAA
- a CDS encoding DUF805 domain-containing protein, whose product MSIATDDGIPNAPNTAQLAIQVLLGIYALATFIPSFTVTIRRFHDFDKSGWWLLINLIPILGPLLQLIMMFRAGTPGKNRFGPQPG is encoded by the coding sequence ATGTCCATCGCAACGGACGACGGAATTCCAAACGCACCGAACACGGCTCAGTTGGCTATTCAAGTTCTGCTGGGAATCTATGCACTCGCGACATTCATCCCAAGCTTTACGGTCACGATCCGCCGATTTCACGACTTCGACAAAAGCGGCTGGTGGCTGCTGATTAATCTAATCCCGATCCTCGGACCACTCCTGCAGCTGATCATGATGTTCCGAGCCGGCACCCCCGGAAAGAATCGCTTCGGTCCACAGCCCGGGTAG
- a CDS encoding DUF1207 domain-containing protein — protein sequence MSRRLLTSLTCWLILSVVPLGVACGETDWIKSGSFVELPESFDGADFESDLFRDSELSADAESRSEETGIQRTSLVTLQNEMVTEEEGEAPLVLPVSGAELSRVASPAWQILPDGLLYHSYLAGEKEPRFASQWLWDKNRGMVWEAVVGGRWGLVRKGGEGPDAQGFQFDVIGAAFVRIDPEEEDDLEAADFNAGFVGTWHYGKWRYKVGYTHYSCHLGDEYIIKNPGVTRYNYVRDSLLAGVTYDITPNFQIYGEIADALNHNGGAQPLELQFGTQWAPRYETGFRGAPFAAVHGHLRQEFNVIGSVNFETGWAWFNPDSGRMFRVGFQHYNGPSMQWSLVGRYENMTGIGMWFDY from the coding sequence ATGTCCAGGCGTTTGCTGACCTCACTGACCTGCTGGTTGATTCTGTCTGTTGTGCCGTTGGGCGTTGCCTGCGGCGAAACAGACTGGATCAAATCTGGCAGCTTCGTGGAACTGCCCGAGTCGTTTGACGGCGCGGATTTTGAATCGGACCTCTTCCGGGATTCGGAACTGAGCGCCGATGCTGAATCACGCTCGGAAGAAACGGGGATTCAGCGGACTTCGCTGGTCACATTGCAGAACGAAATGGTGACGGAAGAAGAGGGGGAAGCGCCGCTAGTGCTGCCGGTCAGCGGGGCGGAACTCTCGCGTGTTGCGTCGCCTGCCTGGCAGATCCTGCCTGACGGGTTGCTGTACCATTCTTACCTGGCCGGCGAAAAAGAACCGCGATTTGCCTCGCAGTGGCTGTGGGATAAAAACCGCGGCATGGTCTGGGAAGCCGTTGTGGGGGGGCGCTGGGGTCTGGTTCGCAAAGGGGGCGAAGGCCCGGATGCCCAAGGGTTTCAGTTCGACGTGATCGGCGCCGCGTTTGTGCGCATCGATCCCGAAGAAGAAGACGACCTCGAAGCGGCGGATTTCAATGCGGGCTTTGTCGGCACCTGGCACTACGGCAAATGGCGTTATAAGGTCGGTTACACCCATTACAGTTGCCATCTCGGCGACGAATACATCATCAAAAATCCGGGCGTGACGCGTTACAACTATGTTCGCGACTCGCTGCTGGCTGGCGTCACCTATGACATCACGCCGAACTTTCAGATTTACGGTGAAATCGCGGATGCCTTGAATCACAACGGCGGAGCCCAACCGCTGGAATTGCAGTTTGGAACGCAATGGGCGCCGCGTTATGAGACCGGATTTCGGGGAGCTCCCTTTGCGGCGGTCCACGGACACCTGCGTCAGGAATTCAACGTCATCGGCAGCGTGAACTTCGAGACAGGGTGGGCCTGGTTCAATCCCGATTCTGGCCGCATGTTTCGCGTCGGATTCCAGCACTACAACGGGCCATCGATGCAGTGGTCGCTGGTGGGACGCTACGAAAACATGACCGGCATCGGCATGTGGTTCGACTATTAA
- the thiS gene encoding sulfur carrier protein ThiS: MKIQVNGEPREIPENSTVADLLLLLKLDPRFLAVERNRELVPRTKHAECMLATDDELEIVTLVGGG, from the coding sequence GTGAAGATTCAGGTGAATGGCGAACCGCGCGAGATTCCCGAGAACTCGACGGTGGCCGACCTGTTGCTGCTGTTGAAGCTGGACCCACGATTTCTGGCGGTGGAGCGAAACCGGGAACTGGTGCCGAGAACGAAACACGCAGAGTGCATGCTGGCGACGGATGATGAGCTGGAGATCGTGACGCTGGTGGGAGGGGGATGA
- the ispH gene encoding 4-hydroxy-3-methylbut-2-enyl diphosphate reductase yields MQVILAQSFGMCFGVRDALTLVENLPVPDQVTIHGELVHNPQVLLQLKSRGYYSSSEQDRRELPVTPQVLITAHGISDLERQRLEAAGKTLIDTTCPLVRRAHTAASKLADDGRHVIVIGKPGHVEVQGIIEDLDSYTVVEQAADVVTWPQARLGVICQTTTPPRIAAEIVFAIEHQNRHADVRFVNTICQPTLDRQLAVELLCLEVDVVIVVGGANSNNTLQLVELARACGCPAWQVNGPDELRDEWLQGSSIVGLTAGTSTLDATLQAVHQRLLNWPTPQLAAAYLKSQIEPDPIQGTADVCLDAQVNASPSRI; encoded by the coding sequence ATGCAGGTGATTCTGGCCCAGTCATTCGGGATGTGTTTCGGCGTCCGCGACGCATTGACGCTGGTGGAGAATCTGCCTGTCCCAGATCAGGTCACAATTCATGGCGAACTGGTGCATAACCCTCAAGTTCTGCTCCAGCTCAAGTCACGCGGCTATTATTCGAGCAGCGAACAGGACCGACGCGAACTGCCTGTCACCCCACAAGTGCTGATCACTGCCCACGGCATCAGCGACCTCGAACGACAGCGACTCGAAGCAGCAGGCAAGACCTTGATCGATACCACCTGCCCGCTCGTGCGTCGGGCTCACACTGCCGCCAGCAAACTTGCCGACGACGGACGGCATGTCATCGTCATCGGAAAGCCCGGCCATGTCGAGGTCCAGGGCATCATCGAGGATCTGGATTCCTACACGGTCGTCGAACAGGCTGCTGATGTCGTCACCTGGCCGCAGGCACGGCTCGGCGTCATCTGCCAGACCACCACTCCCCCTCGGATCGCTGCCGAGATCGTCTTCGCCATTGAACATCAGAACCGTCATGCCGATGTCCGCTTCGTCAATACAATCTGCCAGCCCACGCTGGATCGCCAACTGGCGGTCGAGCTGCTGTGTCTCGAAGTCGACGTCGTGATCGTCGTCGGAGGCGCGAACTCGAACAACACTCTGCAACTGGTCGAACTCGCACGCGCCTGCGGATGCCCCGCCTGGCAAGTGAACGGGCCCGACGAACTGCGGGACGAATGGCTGCAAGGCAGCAGCATTGTCGGCCTGACGGCCGGAACGTCCACGCTGGATGCAACGCTTCAGGCTGTCCATCAACGCCTGCTCAATTGGCCAACGCCCCAACTCGCTGCGGCGTATCTCAAGTCACAGATCGAGCCTGACCCCATTCAAGGAACCGCCGATGTCTGCCTGGATGCCCAAGTCAATGCGTCTCCCTCCCGAATTTGA
- a CDS encoding DUF1559 family PulG-like putative transporter, with the protein MHEFPCPNCHIPLRVRDETYRNRTIACPECRQAILIQDLDGRLVGVLPAALPPAETLLTSRTGARGWGTPQWIALGVAAVLLLGIGYFAIDRTPLAPKAPVQPPPAPPSLPQAAAPSLPVIPALPPLPATPPTLDAPQRLTAIGKLIADSVASQEHYPHSTQSKTSSGWSWIAELADAELPHATHRHHEQGWDASGNDEFVRRSLPEFLNPLIEHKAGDDNYPTSHFVGVTGVGADAATLPKDHPRAGIFGENRKTSPADIADGLSQTMLVAGAASHLGSWARPGSATTRSFTQTPYINGPDGFSTSQPDGMFVLMADGSVRFLNQATDPVIVRRMAAMADGIPLDADPTRDPLTTTPQQTPAPEAPKPPVPTQMPIPVPVAPEAPRIDLAARLNQRLAAFEQTQPTPLEDLLFDLQELIGLPIDLTSLSAETRQTPVTISLQATTVGDVLKEIAKAAQVGYAVHPDRIKIQPLPATGK; encoded by the coding sequence ATGCACGAGTTTCCCTGTCCAAATTGCCATATTCCGCTCCGCGTCCGCGACGAAACGTATCGGAATCGCACCATCGCCTGCCCGGAATGTCGTCAGGCGATTCTCATTCAGGATCTCGATGGGCGACTCGTCGGCGTTCTCCCTGCAGCGCTCCCCCCGGCAGAAACACTGCTCACTTCCCGCACCGGCGCGCGCGGCTGGGGCACTCCCCAGTGGATCGCCCTCGGCGTTGCCGCGGTACTCCTGCTGGGCATCGGCTATTTCGCGATCGACCGCACACCGCTGGCGCCAAAAGCACCGGTGCAACCGCCTCCGGCTCCCCCGTCGCTGCCGCAGGCAGCTGCACCTTCACTCCCGGTGATTCCTGCTCTTCCGCCGCTGCCGGCCACGCCGCCAACACTTGATGCACCACAACGCCTCACCGCCATCGGTAAACTGATCGCCGATTCGGTCGCAAGCCAGGAACACTATCCGCACTCCACACAGTCGAAGACTTCCTCTGGCTGGAGCTGGATCGCCGAACTCGCCGATGCGGAACTGCCGCACGCCACCCATCGACATCACGAGCAAGGCTGGGACGCCTCGGGCAACGATGAGTTCGTCCGCAGATCACTCCCGGAGTTTTTGAATCCTCTCATCGAACACAAAGCGGGCGACGACAACTATCCGACCAGCCACTTTGTCGGCGTGACTGGCGTCGGGGCCGATGCGGCCACGCTCCCCAAAGACCATCCTCGAGCAGGGATCTTTGGGGAGAATCGCAAAACCTCCCCCGCCGACATCGCCGACGGCCTCAGCCAGACGATGCTGGTCGCAGGTGCTGCATCACACCTCGGCTCGTGGGCTCGTCCCGGCTCTGCGACGACGAGATCATTCACTCAAACCCCTTACATCAACGGCCCGGACGGCTTCAGCACCAGCCAACCGGACGGCATGTTCGTCCTGATGGCCGATGGCAGTGTACGGTTCCTGAATCAGGCGACCGACCCGGTCATTGTTCGCCGGATGGCCGCCATGGCCGACGGCATCCCGCTCGATGCCGACCCAACCCGCGATCCGCTCACGACAACTCCACAACAAACACCTGCACCGGAAGCCCCCAAGCCCCCCGTTCCGACCCAAATGCCGATCCCCGTTCCCGTTGCTCCTGAAGCGCCGCGCATCGACCTGGCCGCACGACTCAATCAGCGCCTCGCCGCCTTTGAACAAACGCAGCCCACGCCGCTCGAAGATTTGTTGTTCGACCTGCAGGAACTCATCGGGCTGCCGATCGATCTCACTTCACTTTCCGCAGAGACCCGACAGACGCCCGTCACCATCTCCCTGCAGGCGACGACTGTGGGGGATGTCCTCAAGGAAATCGCCAAAGCCGCACAGGTCGGCTACGCCGTCCACCCCGACCGCATCAAGATTCAGCCGTTGCCAGCGACTGGCAAATAG
- a CDS encoding B12-binding domain-containing radical SAM protein, with protein sequence MSAWMPKSMRLPPEFDRRAVNVRPMPREALLINPFYPKDPHASFGKHVLTPSLALTSIAAATPSNWNVRYWDENLLHGAPPWQPFPEVVGITVHLTFADRAYALAEWYRERGATIIMGGLHVLSCPEEVRPHADAIVVGEGVHAWPQVLRDLENGQLQPVYHGSYRTPYRDDPPPRRDLLPRDSFLTTASLIATRGCHNRCGFCYLSTAGLHMPYHMRDVQQVVDEFQADDQPYAVFIDNNLGSKPDYLRALCRGLRPLEKIWSAAVSIDVTDDPSLVREMALAGCTGVFVGFESLQNDNIVDAGKKSPRTEDYAQRVRILHDHGIQVNGSFVLGFDEDTPDVFERTADWIETNRLECATFHILTPYPGTPLFAQMEQENRILHRDWSRYDTGHVVFQPRHMTAEQLAEGYAWCYRRLFSHASIWARRPGDPHAVLPYLAMSYLYKRSNWFWHWLIRTRLTARVWRPLVEITRRRHIRFRSRLAISTDSPPPIRHVVSAGV encoded by the coding sequence ATGTCTGCCTGGATGCCCAAGTCAATGCGTCTCCCTCCCGAATTTGACCGCAGGGCTGTCAATGTCCGACCGATGCCGCGGGAAGCCCTGTTGATCAATCCGTTCTATCCCAAAGACCCGCATGCGAGTTTCGGGAAGCATGTGCTGACTCCCAGCCTCGCGCTCACCAGCATTGCCGCGGCTACGCCTTCAAACTGGAATGTCCGGTACTGGGATGAAAACCTGCTGCATGGGGCTCCCCCCTGGCAGCCGTTTCCCGAGGTGGTCGGCATTACGGTGCATCTCACCTTCGCCGACCGCGCCTATGCCCTGGCGGAATGGTACCGGGAGCGCGGCGCGACGATCATCATGGGCGGACTGCATGTCCTCTCCTGTCCCGAGGAAGTCAGACCCCATGCAGACGCCATTGTCGTGGGAGAAGGAGTCCATGCCTGGCCGCAGGTGCTGCGGGATCTCGAGAACGGTCAACTGCAACCTGTTTATCATGGAAGTTATCGCACCCCTTATCGCGACGATCCTCCCCCGCGCCGCGACCTCCTCCCCCGCGACAGCTTTCTCACCACCGCCAGCCTGATTGCCACACGCGGCTGCCATAACCGCTGCGGATTCTGTTACCTGTCGACCGCCGGGTTGCACATGCCGTATCACATGCGGGACGTGCAACAGGTCGTCGACGAATTCCAGGCCGACGACCAACCCTATGCCGTCTTCATCGATAACAATCTGGGTTCGAAGCCCGACTATCTTCGCGCCCTCTGCCGCGGCCTGCGACCACTTGAGAAAATCTGGAGCGCCGCCGTTTCCATTGACGTCACTGACGATCCCTCACTCGTTCGGGAGATGGCGTTGGCCGGATGCACTGGCGTCTTCGTCGGCTTCGAGTCATTGCAGAACGACAACATCGTCGACGCCGGCAAAAAGAGTCCTCGGACCGAAGACTATGCCCAGCGCGTGCGGATTCTGCACGACCACGGGATTCAGGTGAACGGCAGCTTCGTACTCGGCTTCGATGAAGACACGCCCGACGTCTTCGAACGCACTGCAGATTGGATCGAGACCAACCGACTGGAATGCGCCACGTTTCACATCCTGACCCCTTACCCCGGCACCCCGCTGTTCGCACAGATGGAGCAAGAGAACCGGATCTTGCATCGCGACTGGAGCCGGTACGACACGGGACATGTCGTCTTTCAGCCCCGGCACATGACGGCTGAACAACTCGCGGAAGGCTATGCCTGGTGTTATCGCCGGCTATTTTCGCATGCCTCCATCTGGGCTCGACGGCCAGGCGACCCACACGCGGTTTTGCCCTACCTGGCGATGTCTTATCTCTATAAGCGTTCGAACTGGTTCTGGCATTGGCTCATCCGCACCAGGCTCACCGCCCGAGTGTGGCGCCCGCTGGTCGAGATCACGCGCCGCCGCCACATTCGCTTCCGCTCGCGCCTGGCCATCTCAACCGACTCTCCACCGCCGATCCGCCACGTCGTCTCGGCCGGCGTCTGA
- a CDS encoding AAA-type ATPase lid domain-containing protein — protein sequence MSTRPRRGLATWLTTSLSPLFVLDDRRVVLVFNRGCEELTQWPAAEIIGKTCLAQATSDPTHAASVTGVLCPPEFLPNQMFASQPVVLHRRDGTILEREIHFFRLHPEDSRETGHFVGLIAEPATTAPFLKTSRRLDVARHTAELYERYRVERLIAKSPAMQRVAAQIEIARQTVPAVHLIGPRGCGKEHVARLIHYGSQNRQQRFVPIRCDGSSHFEISRTLNRIYESDEAQPVTIYLDQVDALPLDLQERVLAQMNRGVHRHLSSSQSGLVQLDERRMNPELKLRLTSLIIEVPALRDRGDDLLLLAQQLLEEQNQPAGLQHQGFSTAVERLFRQYNWPGEVDELARVVTQAARKASSAIVDVADLPADFAAGFSAQAIRPLPVRLSLEEQLAVIERQKIEQALEEARSNKSVAAEILQMPRARLYRRMAALGLAIGEDDEIEREKSPESLV from the coding sequence GTGTCAACCCGGCCACGCCGCGGACTGGCGACCTGGCTGACGACCAGCCTGTCTCCATTATTCGTGCTCGATGACCGCCGCGTGGTGCTGGTTTTTAACCGCGGCTGCGAAGAACTGACGCAATGGCCGGCCGCTGAAATCATCGGCAAAACCTGTCTGGCGCAAGCGACCTCCGATCCGACGCATGCAGCCAGCGTGACGGGCGTTCTGTGCCCGCCAGAGTTTCTGCCGAATCAGATGTTCGCCAGTCAGCCGGTCGTGCTGCATCGTCGGGATGGAACAATTCTGGAACGGGAGATTCATTTCTTTCGTCTGCATCCGGAAGACAGCCGGGAGACCGGACACTTCGTGGGCCTCATCGCCGAGCCAGCGACAACCGCACCGTTCCTCAAGACTTCACGACGATTGGATGTCGCGCGACACACGGCTGAACTGTACGAGCGGTATCGGGTCGAGCGTCTCATTGCCAAATCACCTGCGATGCAGCGGGTCGCCGCGCAGATCGAAATTGCCCGACAGACCGTGCCTGCGGTGCATCTGATCGGCCCGCGAGGCTGCGGGAAGGAACACGTCGCCCGACTCATTCATTACGGCAGCCAGAACCGGCAGCAGCGATTCGTCCCCATTCGATGTGACGGATCGTCTCACTTTGAAATCAGCCGGACGCTGAACCGGATTTATGAGTCGGATGAGGCGCAGCCTGTCACGATTTATCTGGATCAGGTCGACGCGTTGCCGCTCGATCTGCAGGAGCGGGTGCTGGCGCAAATGAACCGAGGCGTGCATCGGCACTTGTCGTCTTCGCAGAGCGGATTGGTGCAGCTCGACGAACGCAGAATGAATCCCGAGCTCAAACTCAGGCTGACTTCACTGATCATTGAAGTGCCGGCTTTACGGGATCGGGGTGACGACCTGTTGTTGCTTGCGCAGCAGTTGCTGGAAGAGCAGAACCAGCCTGCCGGGTTGCAGCATCAGGGCTTTTCAACGGCGGTCGAACGGCTGTTTCGGCAGTACAACTGGCCAGGAGAGGTTGACGAACTGGCGAGAGTGGTGACGCAGGCAGCGAGAAAGGCTTCGTCCGCGATTGTCGATGTGGCGGATCTCCCGGCCGACTTCGCGGCAGGGTTCTCAGCACAGGCGATTCGCCCGTTGCCGGTACGGTTAAGCCTCGAAGAGCAGTTGGCCGTCATCGAACGACAGAAGATCGAACAGGCTCTGGAAGAGGCGCGATCGAACAAGTCGGTCGCCGCGGAGATTTTGCAGATGCCGCGGGCACGGCTTTATCGGCGCATGGCGGCTCTGGGGCTGGCAATTGGCGAAGATGACGAAATTGAAAGGGAAAAGTCGCCAGAATCGCTTGTTTAA